One genomic region from Balaenoptera acutorostrata chromosome 1, mBalAcu1.1, whole genome shotgun sequence encodes:
- the NCF2 gene encoding neutrophil cytosol factor 2 gives MSLVETISLWNEGVLAADKKDWRGALDAFTAVQDPHSRICFNIGCLHTILGSMPEAEKAFTQSIHRDKHLAVAYFQRGMLYYQMEKYDSALKDLKEALTQLRGNQLIDYKILGLPFKLFACEVLYNIAFMYAKKEEWKKAEEHLALAVSMKSEPRHSKIDKAMESVWKQKLYEPVVIPVGRLFQPNEKQVAQLVKKDYLGKATVVASVVDQDSFSGFAPLQPQAAEPPPRPKTPEIFRALEGEAHRVLFGFVPETPEELQVMPGNIVFVLKKGSDNWATVMFNGQKGLVPCNYLEPAELRIHSQQKPQEETSLESDIPAPPHSSAPGRPQLSPGQKEKKEPKEVKLSVPTSYTLKVHYKFTVVMEIQPGLPYSQVRGLVAKKLELLPEHTELSYRPRDSSELVVLSEDSMKDAWAQAKNYCLTVWCENTVGDQGFPDETEETQKSDANNQTTEAQLKEGGQVVALFSYEATQPEDLEFLEGDVILVISMVNEEWLEGECKGKVGIFPKVFVEERATTDLESTPRGV, from the exons ATGTCCCTGGTCGAGACCATCAGCCTCTGGAATGAAGGGGTGCTAGCAGCCGACAAGAAGGACTGGAGGGGAGCCCTGGACGCCTTCACCGCTGTCCAGGACCCCCACTCCAGGATTTGCTTCAACATCGGCTGCTTGCACACGATCCTGGGAAGCATGCCCGAGGCGGAGAAG GCCTTCACCCAAAGCATTCACCGAGACAAGCACCTGGCAGTGGCCTACTTCCAACGAGGGATGCTCTACTACCAGATGGAGAA ATATGATTCTGCCCTTAAAGACCTTAAGGAGGCCTTGACTCAGCTTCGAGGGAACCAGCTGATCGACTACAAGATCCTGGGGCTACCGTTCAAGCTGTTTGCCTGTGAG GTGTTATATAATATTGCTTTCATGTACGCCAAGAAGGAGGAATGGAAAAAGGCTGAGGAACATTTAGCATTGGCTGTGAGCATGAAGTCTGAGCCGAGACATTCCAAAATCGACAAAGCCATGGAAAGTGTTTGG AAACAGAAGCTGTATGAGCCAGTGGTGATCCCTGTGGGCAGGCTGTTTCAGCCAAATGAAAAGCAAGTGGCTCAGCTGGTCAAGAAGGATTACCTAGGCAAGGCCACG GTCGTGGCATCTGTGGTGGATCAAGACAGTTTCTCGGGGTTTGCCCCTCTGCAGCCACAG GCAGCTGAGCCTCCACCCAGGCCCAAGACCCCAGAGATCTTCAG GGCTCTGGAAGGGGAAGCCCACCGGGTGCTGTTTGGGTTTGTGCCTGAGACACCAGAGGAGCTCCAGGTCATGCCGGGGAACATCGTCTTCGTCTTGAAGAAGGGCAGTGACAACTGGGCCACGGTCATGTTCAACGGGCAG AAGGGGCTTGTTCCCTGCAACTACCTTGAACCAGCTGAACTGCGGATCCATTCTCAGCAGAAGCCCCAG GAGGAAACCTCGCTGGAGTCTGATATCCCAGCTCCTCCCCATTCCAGTGCTCCTGGGAGACCCCAGTTGTCACCAG gtcagaaagaaaaaaaagagcccaag GAAGTGAAGCTCAGCGTCCCCACGTCCTACACACTCAAGGTGCACTACAAGTTCACGGTGGTCATGGAAATTCAGCCCGGGCTCCCCTACAGCCAGGTCCGGGGCTTGGTGGCTAAGAAGCTGGAGCTCCTACCGGAACATACTGAGCTGAG CTATCGGCCTCGGGACAGCAGTGAGCTGGTGGTCCTTTCAGAAGACAGCATGAAGGATGCCTGGGCCCAAGCGAAAAACTACTGCCTGACTGTGTGGTGCGAGAACACAGTG GGTGACCAGGGCTTTCCAGATGAAACGGAAGAAACCCAAAAATCTGATGCTAATAACCAGACAACAGAAGCTCAGCTTAAGGAAGGGGGCCAAGTGGTAGCACTCTTCAGCTACGAGGCTACCCAGCCAGAAGACCTGGAGTTTCTGGAAGGGGATGTAATCCTGGTGATATCAATGG tGAATGAAGAATGGCTGGAGGGGGAGTGCAAAGGGAAAGTTGGCATTTTCCCCAAAGTTTTTGTTGAAGAACGTGCAACTACAGACTTGGAAAGCACTCCTAGAGGAGTCTAG